Below is a genomic region from Rosa chinensis cultivar Old Blush chromosome 5, RchiOBHm-V2, whole genome shotgun sequence.
ttttcagCTTAAGCTTGTTCAAGAACCATCCAAGACTCTAACTTCTTAGTAAGTAGCCTCAACCTTACTTTGGGTTTGCTGGAAATTGAAATTCACAAAAAAAGATCGGAAATTTCCTGTTCTTAATCATCTGTTTCTGTCgaattttattttgaatcaTATGGTAGGAGCCGAAGGAGGAGCATGTCACTCTTGGACAGTTGGACCTGCTGTTCGTGATGGAGAGCATGTTTTTGGTGTTGCTCACATATTTGCCTCATTACTGCAATCTGTCATAATCTGCAATTCGCATTACTGCACTTGTTTCctatcataaattcataatctgCATTACTACAGTATGAATTCATAATCTGCATTACTACAGTATGAATTCATAATCTGCAATCTGTCATAATCTGCAATTTGCAATTTGCAGTTTTGCACTTTGCAGTTTTGGCTGTTTTGCTCATATTGTCCATCTTCACtagttcatttcttcttttcaagaattcttcaattcattttaatattttacattgtttgatttggtttaagGCAAAATTGATTGTGTAGATTTATAAGTTGCAGTGCTAAGAGGACAGCTGCATCCTAGAATGattgaaatctggaaattttggatgGCTATTAAAGTACTCAAGTgtgggaaaaaaagaaaaggaatcgGGTATCCCGAATTGGGCCCGGGCTCGACCTGATCCCAATCAGTTTCGGTACCTTCGGTACCAACTTTGAAAAAACATTGTCCCGTCCCGTCCCAAATAAAATTTTCGGTACCGGACTCGTTATCAGTCAATaaccggcccgtgcccagccctaactTTAGGTATGTCATGTCATCTCATATTAATCATAAATTTGTATTGCAAATTTGTGTTTATTCTAATAATTTAAAACCCGTTTGGATGTTTCAAGCCCAATGGGTTAGGTTcgtttgtttgttgttgctgggCCGTGATCCCATTCAACCCCCAATTCTCTCTTATCTGTTACGTTTCCGTGGGAAGAAATGACCCTAAAGGCCTATACCCTACGGCAATTCTTTGAGTTCATCAAAACTttatcctaaaccctaaagctTCACACTTTACCCATTTCCTTGTTCATCATATAAATCGAGCCCTCAGCTCCGTTAGGGGCTTaccatcactgaagaagaagacgacggCGACTGGGTCGCGCCAGAATGTCAAggtcagactctctctctcgctccctAAAGTCTATTTCGCCATCACTGGATTGGAATCGTTGTCTTATTGCTGTTATTATTCGTCTCGCATGATAGAGAATCACATATGGTTTTTAGAAATGTTGCGTAGTTACAATTGTTTAGGGTTTTACTAGTTTGAGAAAAAATTGCATATACCCAAGAAGAAGGAAGTTGCtaattgatttaattttgaATCCAATGAAAttaaaacaagaacacaacacAAAGATTGTCTGTCTCACTCTGCATGTGTGGAAATTGCAGAAAGAAATTGGAATCTGAAGCAAAGTTTGACACTTTCCCTGAGGAAATCCGTCAGGATATCTTTCTTAGACTACCCATTAAGTCTTTGATCAGGTGCACAGCTGTGCGCAAGGCATGGAGATCAGTCATAAGAAACCCAAGCTTTATTCGCACCCACCTCCACCGGACACACAATTCCAATGAACAGAATGACACTCAACTCTTATTGATCCATGGTTTTGCTAAAAAGGCTTTTAGCTTTGATTACAGTGATAGTGAGGATGACATACAGGAGCTTTACTCTTTGTATTATGATAACCCTGCGTTTGACGAGCACTGCAAGGTTGAAGTTCCAACCATTGAGTTGGCGAATGCATGTTTCCGTGTTGTTGGCACTTGTAATGGGCTGGTTTGCCTTGCAGATGATTTAGGGTTATATATGAACACCTACATATTATCAAATCCATCTATAAGAAAGTCTGTGGCCCTTCCCGGGCCTAATGTTACATATTGCACTCATGGTGGGCATGTAGCTTCTATTGGGTTTGGTTTTGATGCTATGACCAATGACTACAAGGTTGTGAGGCTTGTCACTCTTTTGGATGAAGATTCACAAGATGCCCTTTGTCGAACTGTAGTTGAAGTATTTTCACTAGCCACAGGCTCTTGGAGCATGCTTCCTGATGTTTCTCCTCGGTTTGAAATGGATGCACGCACTCCCCAGGCTTTAGTTAATGGGGCTCTTCATTGGCACGCAAAGCGGCGGAAAGAAGATGATTTTTACTATTTCATTTTGATATTTGATGTCAGCAGGGGTTTATTTCATGAGACCATGATGCCAGAGAGTTTGAAATGCGATCCGGAATTAACATTGCAGTTGTCTGTTTCTGGAGATGGGAAGTCCATTGCTCTGTTCAGCATGTATTCTAGTCATTTTTGTGCTGATCCTTTTTTTGATATCTGGGTAATGAATGAATATTGCATCCATGAGTCCTGGACCAAATTGATTCGACTCCGTCCACATGGGGCACTACATGAAGTTCTTTTGTTAAGTAGTTTGCTCCCAGAAGCATTATGTTTCAGGAAAAGCAGTGAAGTAGTAGTGTCCAAACAAAGTGATACATTTTCCTGTTCCAGGCATTGTTATT
It encodes:
- the LOC112201695 gene encoding F-box protein CPR1, which gives rise to MSRKKLESEAKFDTFPEEIRQDIFLRLPIKSLIRCTAVRKAWRSVIRNPSFIRTHLHRTHNSNEQNDTQLLLIHGFAKKAFSFDYSDSEDDIQELYSLYYDNPAFDEHCKVEVPTIELANACFRVVGTCNGLVCLADDLGLYMNTYILSNPSIRKSVALPGPNVTYCTHGGHVASIGFGFDAMTNDYKVVRLVTLLDEDSQDALCRTVVEVFSLATGSWSMLPDVSPRFEMDARTPQALVNGALHWHAKRRKEDDFYYFILIFDVSRGLFHETMMPESLKCDPELTLQLSVSGDGKSIALFSMYSSHFCADPFFDIWVMNEYCIHESWTKLIRLRPHGALHEVLLLSSLLPEALCFRKSSEVVVSKQSDTFSCSRHCYCPGYELFSIDLGSQQFKSLGICGYSYYTVNSYEESLVLLDMDNAVCY